In a single window of the Cucumis melo cultivar AY chromosome 11, USDA_Cmelo_AY_1.0, whole genome shotgun sequence genome:
- the LOC103502070 gene encoding E3 ubiquitin-protein ligase RDUF2 yields the protein MSTGTASYWCYRCSRFVRAWAQDSITCPYCDGGFVEAIETASSLPAPNLHRRLSPTAIHTVDQDSFQSPRLSTRRSRRRFGDRSTFNPVVVLRGSADAGDVVGGGERNSFDIYYDDGAGSGLRPVPATMSEFLMGTGFDRLLEQLAQLEINGFGRSENPPASKAAVESMPTIEILESHVDSDSHCAVCKEAFEIGTEAREMPCKHIYHSDCIIPWLSMRNSCPVCRHELPSERVSPAGGVSDRVVDEETVGLTIWRLPGGGFAVGRFSGGRLAGERDPPAVYTEMDGGFNANGVPRRVSWASRRSRGRESRGIGRTFRNIFSFFGRFRSSSSSSSSPSNESESVSRSHSHSSSSVFSRYLRRQNRAWVLENQNENGRW from the coding sequence ATGTCTACCGGAACGGCGTCCTATTGGTGTTACCGCTGCAGCCGTTTCGTTCGTGCTTGGGCTCAGGACTCCATCACTTGTCCTTACTGTGACGGTGGCTTTGTTGAAGCTATTGAAACCGCTTCTTCTCTTCCGGCGCCCAATCTCCACCGTCGGTTATCTCCGACTGCGATCCATACTGTGGATCAAGATTCGTTTCAGTCTCCTCGTTTGAGTACCCGCCGTAGTCGTCGGAGATTTGGGGATCGGTCGACTTTTAACCCTGTTGTTGTTCTTCGTGGTTCTGCTGATGCCGGGGATGTGGTTGGCGGTGGGGAAAGGAATAGCTTTGATATTTACTATGACGATGGTGCTGGGTCTGGGCTTCGGCCGGTTCCGGCGACCATGTCTGAGTTTTTGATGGGGACTGGGTTCGATCGGTTGCTGGAGCAGTTGGCTCAACTGGAGATAAACGGGTTTGGTAGATCTGAAAATCCGCCGGCGTCAAAAGCTGCAGTGGAATCAATGCCGACGATTGAGATTTTAGAAAGTCATGTGGATTCTGATTCGCACTGCGCCGTGTGTAAAGAAGCCTTTGAAATCGGAACTGAAGCCCGAGAAATGCCGTGTAAGCATATATATCACTCCGATTGCATAATCCCTTGGCTTTCCATGAGAAATTCCTGTCCGGTCTGCCGGCACGAACTACCCTCGGAGCGTGTATCTCCGGCTGGTGGGGTTTCAGATCGGGTTGTTGACGAAGAAACCGTAGGGTTAACGATCTGGAGGCTCCCCGGTGGTGGGTTTGCCGTCGGACGATTCTCCGGCGGAAGATTGGCCGGCGAGAGAGACCCACCGGCTGTGTACACCGAAATGGACGGTGGGTTTAATGCGAACGGAGTTCCAAGAAGGGTTTCGTGGGCTTCGAGAAGAAGCAGGGGAAGAGAGAGCCGTGGAATTGGACGAACATTTCGTAATATATTTTCCTTCTTTGGAAGATTTAGGTCGTCGAGTTCATCTTCTTCCTCGCCTTCAAATGAATCTGAGTCTGTCAGTAGAAGCCATAGCCATTCGAGTTCTTCAGTTTTCAGCAGATACTTACGAAGGCAAAAC